One window from the genome of Nicotiana sylvestris chromosome 9, ASM39365v2, whole genome shotgun sequence encodes:
- the LOC138876998 gene encoding beta-carotene isomerase D27, chloroplastic-like codes for MAFPMPILSLMKMVLPQSKWAREYCAAFTTVFFAWLVGPCEVKESEFKGRKENTVVHIKKCRFLEETNCVGMCTNLCKMPSQLFIKDTLGMPVNMVPNFDDMSCEMIFGQDPPQPDTDPAFVQPCYKLCKLSNKHQRDCNSQVKRKDEEIS; via the exons ATGGCATTCCCTATGCCTATTCTTTCCCTG ATGAAGATGGTACTACCACAATCTAAGTGGGCAAGAGAGTATTGCGCTGCTTTCACCACAGTCTTCTTCGCTTGGCTAGTGGGACCCTGTGAG GTGAAAGAGTCAGAGTTTAAAGGGAGAAAGGAAAACACAGTGGTCCACATAAAAAAATGCAG GTTTCTGGAGGAAACGAATTGTGTGGGGATGTGCACTAACCTATGCAAGATGCCTTCTCAATTGTTCATCAAGGATACATTAGGAATGCCAGTGAACATGGTACCAA ACTTTGATGATATGAGCTGTGAGATGATATTTGGGCAGGATCCTCCTCAACCAGATACAGATCCAGCATTTGTGCAGCCATGCTACAAACTAT GCAAACTTAGCAATAAACACCAAAGGGATTGCAACAGTCAAGTGAAAAGGAAAGATGAGGAGATTTCATAA